One genomic region from Candidatus Ozemobacteraceae bacterium encodes:
- a CDS encoding aldo/keto reductase: protein MLYRTMPKTKEPLSILGFGCMRLPTANRGIDEQAALKLVDMALERGVTYFDTAVPYHMGASEPFLGRALARDGKRSKVKIATKLPHWQTSTKRDMEAVFSSQLANLQTDVIDYYLVHSLNADTWARARAAGVIEFLEKAKRDGRIRFAGFSYHGSREGFKPIVDAWNWDFCQIQYNILDEQNQAGTAGLEYAASKGLGVVIMEPLRGGNLARTPPSEIQAVWNRAAVKRSPAEWALRWVWNRPEVTVVLSGMTLPEHLEENVRIAEAALPGSLSADELSLAGEAATAYRRLMKVGCTGCQYCLPCPAGVDIPGCFDAYNNFHLFQDRSAAGFYLIRMSGALGKPALASQCVRCGACLKKCPQSLPIPDLLPDVAKTFEGPLFRIKAAGLKTAVKVQRLWTLFKDKLEASRKKKRA, encoded by the coding sequence ATGCTGTACAGAACCATGCCGAAAACGAAGGAACCGTTGTCGATCCTGGGATTCGGCTGCATGCGGCTGCCCACGGCGAACCGAGGCATCGACGAGCAGGCGGCGCTGAAGCTCGTGGATATGGCTCTCGAGCGCGGCGTCACCTACTTCGACACCGCGGTTCCCTACCACATGGGGGCGAGCGAGCCGTTCCTCGGACGAGCGCTCGCGCGGGACGGCAAGCGCTCGAAGGTGAAGATCGCGACGAAGCTCCCCCACTGGCAGACCAGCACGAAACGGGACATGGAGGCCGTCTTTTCCTCCCAGCTCGCGAATCTGCAGACGGACGTCATCGACTACTACCTCGTCCACAGCCTGAACGCCGACACCTGGGCCCGTGCGCGCGCGGCCGGCGTCATCGAGTTTCTCGAGAAGGCGAAGCGCGACGGCCGGATCAGGTTCGCGGGTTTTTCGTATCACGGCTCCCGCGAAGGCTTCAAACCGATCGTCGATGCCTGGAACTGGGATTTCTGCCAGATCCAGTACAACATTCTCGACGAGCAGAACCAGGCCGGAACGGCCGGGCTCGAGTATGCCGCGTCCAAAGGGCTCGGCGTCGTCATCATGGAGCCCCTGCGCGGGGGAAATCTCGCCCGCACGCCGCCCTCCGAGATACAGGCGGTCTGGAACCGCGCCGCCGTGAAGCGCAGTCCGGCCGAGTGGGCGCTTCGCTGGGTCTGGAACAGACCGGAAGTCACGGTCGTGCTGTCCGGCATGACCCTCCCCGAGCATCTCGAAGAGAACGTGCGAATCGCGGAAGCGGCCCTGCCCGGCTCGCTGAGCGCCGATGAGCTTTCCCTCGCCGGCGAAGCCGCCACGGCCTACCGCAGGCTGATGAAAGTGGGCTGCACGGGCTGCCAGTATTGTCTTCCCTGCCCCGCCGGCGTCGACATTCCCGGCTGTTTTGACGCCTACAACAATTTTCACCTGTTCCAGGACCGGAGCGCGGCAGGGTTCTACCTGATCCGCATGAGCGGGGCGCTCGGGAAGCCGGCGCTCGCCTCCCAGTGCGTGCGATGCGGCGCCTGCCTGAAGAAGTGCCCCCAGTCGCTTCCGATCCCGGACCTTCTGCCGGACGTCGCGAAGACGTTTGAGGGACCGCTCTTCCGGATCAAGGCTGCGGGGTTGAAGACGGCGGTGAAGGTGCAGCGGCTCTGGACGCTGTTCAAGGACAAGCTCGAGGCTTCCCGAAAGAAAAAACGCGCCTGA